A single region of the Enterococcus mundtii genome encodes:
- the queG gene encoding tRNA epoxyqueuosine(34) reductase QueG has translation MALTLKEEIIQESKRIGIDKIGFTTAEPFDHLKESLVEQKAAGHTSGFEHPNIDERLYPEMTFDRPKSIIAIALAYPTKIHEKMPRDEKRGQFARASWGIDYHDVLRDRLQQLISFIESRATHWQKEEEWRLAPQVDTGELIDVAVAQRAGLGFIGRNGLLITEEFGSFVYLGEIVTNIDLEPDTPGVFGCGECTRCVTACPTDALLGDGRMNAKCCLSYQTQTKGMMPEEYRKKMSNVIYGCDICQLVCPYNRGKDFHFHPEMEPKVDEVYPKLTPMLTISNKEFKQQYGHLAGSWRGRKPLQRNALIALANLGERAALPHIEECLSDVRPVIRGTAAWAIGKLGIKDPEKWQEVLSCALEKETDEEAIHEMNQAIQLLQKKKTPKK, from the coding sequence ATGGCACTAACATTAAAGGAAGAAATCATTCAAGAAAGTAAGCGAATCGGGATTGATAAAATCGGGTTTACTACAGCAGAGCCATTTGATCATTTGAAAGAATCGTTGGTAGAACAAAAAGCTGCTGGACATACTTCTGGATTTGAACACCCTAATATCGATGAACGTTTATATCCGGAAATGACGTTTGATCGGCCGAAATCAATTATTGCAATTGCTTTAGCGTATCCGACAAAGATCCATGAAAAGATGCCTAGAGATGAAAAGCGTGGACAGTTTGCTCGTGCTTCTTGGGGCATCGATTATCATGATGTCTTACGGGATCGTCTGCAACAATTGATTTCATTTATTGAGTCACGAGCGACACATTGGCAAAAGGAAGAAGAATGGCGCTTGGCGCCGCAAGTAGATACAGGTGAGTTGATCGACGTAGCTGTGGCGCAACGTGCTGGATTAGGGTTTATCGGTCGAAACGGATTATTGATCACAGAGGAATTTGGCTCGTTTGTCTATTTAGGTGAGATCGTGACCAATATCGACCTAGAACCAGATACTCCTGGTGTCTTTGGGTGTGGCGAATGTACGCGTTGTGTGACGGCTTGCCCAACGGATGCACTTTTAGGTGATGGGCGAATGAATGCTAAATGCTGTTTGTCTTATCAAACGCAGACAAAAGGCATGATGCCAGAGGAGTATCGAAAGAAGATGAGCAACGTCATTTATGGTTGTGATATCTGTCAGTTGGTTTGTCCTTATAATAGAGGGAAAGATTTTCACTTTCATCCAGAAATGGAACCAAAAGTAGACGAAGTCTATCCGAAACTCACGCCTATGTTAACGATCTCTAATAAAGAATTTAAACAGCAATACGGTCATTTGGCTGGCTCATGGCGTGGAAGGAAACCTCTTCAACGAAATGCGCTGATTGCCTTAGCCAATTTAGGAGAACGTGCCGCTTTGCCTCATATTGAAGAGTGTCTAAGTGATGTTCGTCCAGTGATTCGCGGGACAGCAGCGTGGGCAATCGGTAAGTTAGGAATCAAAGATCCTGAAAAATGGCAAGAAGTATTAAGTTGCGCACTGGAAAAAGAAACAGACGAAGAAGCAATCCATGAAATGAACCAAGCAATCCAATTGTTACAAAAGAAAAAAACTCCTAAAAAATGA
- a CDS encoding metal ABC transporter ATP-binding protein — translation MSKNEISVKDLTVAYQGKTVLNHVSTVIQSQKFTGIIGPNGAGKSTFMKALLELVPKISGEITFDGRSIKTIRKKIAYVEQRSELDLSFPIDVLGVVLLGTYPSLRLGQRPGKKEKERAKQALAKVDMTDYENRQISELSGGQLQRIFIARALAQGAEWIFLDEPFVGIDAVSERKIFAILDELKNEGKTIVIVHHDLHKVEAYFDEVILLNKELIAAGSVDEVFTSENLQLAYGEIIGQLVKGVMEK, via the coding sequence GTGTCTAAAAATGAAATATCCGTTAAAGATTTGACGGTTGCTTATCAAGGAAAGACAGTATTAAATCATGTATCAACAGTTATCCAATCACAAAAATTTACAGGGATCATTGGACCGAATGGCGCTGGGAAATCTACTTTTATGAAAGCTTTATTAGAATTAGTTCCTAAAATTTCCGGAGAAATCACTTTCGACGGTCGCTCCATAAAAACGATTCGCAAAAAAATTGCCTATGTCGAACAGCGTAGTGAGCTGGATCTTTCTTTTCCGATCGATGTATTAGGGGTAGTTTTGTTAGGAACCTATCCATCCTTGCGCTTGGGGCAACGTCCTGGGAAAAAAGAAAAGGAACGAGCAAAACAAGCCTTAGCGAAAGTGGACATGACAGATTATGAAAATCGACAAATCAGTGAATTATCTGGAGGACAATTACAGCGGATATTTATTGCTAGAGCCTTGGCTCAAGGCGCAGAATGGATTTTTTTAGATGAACCATTTGTTGGGATCGATGCGGTCAGTGAAAGAAAAATCTTTGCTATTTTGGATGAACTGAAAAATGAAGGGAAAACTATTGTGATCGTCCATCATGATCTGCACAAAGTCGAAGCCTATTTTGATGAAGTAATTTTATTGAATAAAGAATTGATTGCAGCTGGATCAGTTGACGAAGTATTTACTTCAGAAAATCTACAGTTGGCTTATGGGGAGATCATTGGGCAATTAGTTAAAGGGGTAATGGAAAAATGA
- a CDS encoding NAD(P)/FAD-dependent oxidoreductase encodes MEKIAIIGGGIIGMTLANYLDTSKFEVTLFDAKEGQATRASAGIISPWLSKRRNKQWYQLAKDGAAFFPKLIQDLSLDDSIYKQSGTLIFRQKEALEDLAALAEQRKKDAPEIGDISLLQAEETAKVLPLLKPTPALFVTGGGRLDGHAYLSHLATRLEKQMVKVISERVQLRKETAHWVISGTFGQLDFDRVILAPGPSLKPLLEQIGFHADIRPQKGQLIVFQTPYANSQEWPVAMLEGEADFIPFNDGTILVGATHENDAGWDLVPTESAYQQLIKSTVPFLAEPDQLATWKHTMRVGTRAYTSDFAPFFAPVPDEPSLIAASGLGSSGLTTGPYIGYLIAEYLNTGIWRGDHYQKSIDTYLSRL; translated from the coding sequence ATGGAAAAAATTGCTATTATCGGTGGTGGCATCATCGGTATGACATTAGCCAACTATTTAGACACCTCTAAATTTGAGGTGACCTTATTTGATGCAAAAGAAGGACAAGCTACTCGCGCTAGTGCAGGCATCATCTCGCCTTGGCTTTCAAAAAGACGAAATAAACAGTGGTATCAGTTAGCAAAAGATGGTGCGGCTTTTTTCCCAAAACTAATCCAGGATCTATCACTTGATGATTCCATCTATAAACAATCCGGCACACTGATTTTTCGCCAAAAAGAAGCTTTGGAAGATCTTGCTGCACTTGCCGAACAACGAAAGAAAGACGCACCTGAAATCGGCGATATTTCGCTGTTACAAGCTGAAGAAACAGCCAAAGTTCTCCCATTGCTAAAACCAACACCTGCTTTATTTGTGACTGGAGGGGGACGTTTAGACGGTCATGCCTATCTATCTCACCTTGCCACACGCTTGGAGAAACAAATGGTCAAAGTAATCTCTGAACGTGTCCAGTTACGCAAAGAAACCGCACACTGGGTCATCTCTGGTACTTTTGGACAACTTGACTTTGACCGAGTCATTCTAGCGCCTGGCCCTTCATTGAAGCCGTTACTGGAGCAGATTGGCTTTCATGCTGATATTCGTCCACAAAAAGGACAGCTGATCGTTTTTCAAACACCTTATGCGAACAGCCAAGAATGGCCTGTTGCCATGTTAGAAGGGGAAGCCGATTTTATCCCATTCAACGATGGGACTATACTAGTTGGCGCAACCCATGAAAATGATGCGGGTTGGGATTTGGTTCCTACCGAATCTGCTTATCAGCAATTGATAAAAAGTACAGTACCATTTTTAGCTGAACCCGATCAACTTGCTACATGGAAACACACCATGCGAGTAGGCACACGGGCGTACACCTCCGATTTTGCGCCGTTCTTTGCACCTGTTCCAGATGAACCAAGCTTGATCGCCGCAAGTGGCTTAGGCTCCTCTGGTTTGACTACTGGCCCTTATATCGGCTATTTGATTGCAGAGTATCTCAACACAGGCATTTGGCGAGGCGACCATTATCAAAAATCAATCGATACGTACCTTTCAAGATTATAA
- a CDS encoding amino acid permease, producing the protein MEEEKLTRSLSARHIQMIALGGTIGVGLFMGASSTIRWTGPSVMVAYAVAGFFLYLIMRALGEMLYLDPSTGSFANYASEYIHPVAGYLTAWSNIFQFIVVGISEVIAVGEYMNYWWPDLPQIISGIVVILFLMFANLVSVKAFGELEFWFSTIKVVTIILMIIAGLGIILFGFGNHGEAIGISNLWKNGGFFTGGVKGFFFALSIVVASYQGIELIGMTAGEAKDPQKTIVDAVQSTIGRILIFYIGAIFIIVSIYPWNQLSELGSPFVQTFSKIGITFAAGLINFVVITAALSGCNSGIFSASRMVYTLAINGKMSKKFLKLTRHGVPFYPVVAISFGILIGLILNYLLPFVYSQSQDLFVFVYSSSILPGMVPWIVILISQIKFRKKHPIEMLEHPFKMPLSPYTNYLSLAFLAVVLVFMFINPETRISLMIGLIFLIYMAGYYFVRERKIKE; encoded by the coding sequence ATGGAAGAAGAAAAATTAACTCGTAGTCTCAGTGCACGTCATATTCAAATGATTGCGCTAGGAGGAACGATCGGTGTCGGTCTGTTCATGGGTGCTTCATCCACCATCCGTTGGACAGGACCTTCTGTAATGGTTGCATATGCTGTAGCAGGCTTCTTTTTGTACCTGATCATGCGTGCATTGGGCGAGATGTTGTATTTAGATCCTTCTACCGGTTCTTTCGCTAATTATGCAAGTGAATACATCCATCCCGTCGCAGGTTATTTGACGGCTTGGAGCAATATTTTTCAGTTTATCGTGGTCGGTATCAGTGAAGTCATTGCTGTAGGGGAATATATGAACTATTGGTGGCCAGACTTGCCCCAGATCATTTCAGGAATCGTTGTGATCCTTTTCTTGATGTTCGCCAACCTTGTTTCTGTCAAAGCATTCGGTGAATTAGAATTTTGGTTTTCTACTATTAAAGTAGTGACAATTATTTTGATGATCATCGCCGGTTTAGGCATCATTTTATTTGGATTCGGTAACCATGGAGAAGCAATCGGGATTTCAAACTTATGGAAAAATGGTGGTTTCTTTACTGGTGGCGTGAAAGGATTCTTTTTTGCTCTATCGATCGTCGTTGCCTCTTACCAAGGAATCGAGTTGATTGGGATGACTGCAGGTGAAGCGAAAGATCCCCAAAAAACGATTGTAGACGCTGTCCAATCAACGATCGGGCGGATCTTGATTTTTTATATTGGGGCGATCTTCATCATTGTCAGCATCTATCCTTGGAATCAATTGAGCGAACTAGGATCACCGTTTGTTCAAACTTTTTCTAAAATCGGGATCACGTTTGCTGCTGGTTTGATCAATTTTGTTGTCATCACTGCTGCTTTATCTGGTTGTAATTCCGGTATTTTCAGCGCCAGTCGCATGGTCTACACATTAGCCATCAACGGCAAAATGTCTAAAAAGTTTTTGAAACTTACACGTCATGGAGTGCCATTTTACCCAGTAGTAGCCATCTCATTTGGTATTTTGATTGGGTTGATTTTGAATTATTTGTTGCCCTTCGTCTACTCCCAATCACAGGATTTATTTGTTTTTGTCTATAGTTCCAGTATCTTACCAGGGATGGTACCTTGGATCGTTATTTTGATCAGTCAAATCAAATTCAGAAAAAAACATCCGATAGAAATGCTTGAACATCCATTTAAAATGCCCTTATCCCCATATACCAATTACCTGTCATTGGCCTTTTTGGCAGTGGTATTAGTCTTTATGTTCATCAATCCCGAAACAAGGATCTCATTGATGATTGGTTTGATTTTCTTGATCTATATGGCGGGTTACTATTTTGTACGCGAAAGAAAAATCAAGGAATAG
- a CDS encoding manganese catalase family protein, translating into MFRHQKELQFEAKPDRPNPLIAKYLQELIGGQYGEMSVAMQYLFQGWSCRGEEKYKDMLMDIATEELGHVEMLATMVARLLEDAPVEDQEEAMKKDPTIGAIISGMNPQHAIVAGLGPRPADSVGNPWSGGYIVASGNLLADFRANLNAESQGRLQVARIYEMIDDRGVKDLLSVLLARDSYHQNLWAAAVKELEETEGGILVPTTFPREEERKDIAYDFYNFSEGDESSEGSWAKGKALDGEGEYQWLEEPKIEGKAPKLKPVTPKMYGTPPKKK; encoded by the coding sequence ATGTTTAGACACCAAAAAGAATTACAGTTTGAGGCAAAACCAGATCGTCCGAATCCATTAATCGCAAAATATTTACAAGAATTGATTGGCGGACAGTATGGTGAAATGAGTGTAGCGATGCAATATCTTTTCCAAGGTTGGAGCTGTCGTGGAGAAGAAAAATATAAAGATATGCTGATGGACATTGCAACAGAAGAACTTGGACACGTTGAAATGTTAGCGACAATGGTTGCTCGCTTACTTGAAGATGCACCTGTTGAAGATCAAGAAGAAGCAATGAAAAAAGACCCAACGATTGGTGCGATCATTTCCGGCATGAATCCTCAACACGCTATTGTAGCTGGCTTAGGACCTCGTCCTGCGGATAGCGTTGGTAATCCTTGGAGTGGTGGTTATATTGTTGCTAGTGGAAATTTACTTGCTGATTTTCGTGCAAACTTAAACGCAGAATCTCAAGGAAGACTACAAGTGGCACGTATTTACGAAATGATCGATGATCGTGGCGTAAAAGACCTACTATCAGTTTTATTGGCTAGAGACAGTTATCATCAAAACCTTTGGGCAGCGGCTGTCAAAGAATTAGAAGAAACAGAAGGCGGTATTCTTGTTCCTACGACTTTCCCAAGAGAAGAAGAACGTAAAGATATTGCTTATGATTTCTATAACTTTTCAGAAGGTGACGAAAGTAGCGAAGGTTCTTGGGCAAAAGGTAAAGCTTTAGATGGTGAAGGGGAGTATCAATGGTTGGAAGAACCTAAGATCGAAGGCAAAGCACCTAAATTAAAACCGGTAACACCTAAAATGTACGGTACCCCTCCCAAAAAAAAATAA
- a CDS encoding LysM peptidoglycan-binding domain-containing protein: protein MNSIKKIVLGTTVAAGATAMFVGTTAHADEVYTVKAGDSLSKISQKFAGDNSLIKAIAEQNSIDDINRIFVGEELTIPTDASSVKTTEVAPTTEKVETPVVTETPAQEYTYVAPVETVEVAPATTTVTTNSNSAKEWIAQKESGGSYTATNGRYIGRYQLDSAYLNGDYSPANQERVVEEYVAGRYGSWDAAKAFWLANGWY, encoded by the coding sequence ATGAATTCAATTAAAAAGATCGTTTTGGGGACAACTGTTGCCGCTGGAGCAACTGCAATGTTTGTAGGGACTACTGCTCATGCAGATGAAGTCTATACAGTAAAAGCTGGAGATTCATTATCTAAAATCTCACAAAAATTTGCAGGTGACAATTCACTGATCAAAGCTATTGCAGAGCAAAATTCGATTGACGATATCAACCGCATTTTCGTTGGTGAAGAATTAACAATTCCAACTGACGCTTCATCAGTAAAAACAACAGAAGTAGCACCAACAACTGAAAAAGTAGAAACTCCTGTAGTAACAGAAACACCAGCGCAAGAATATACATACGTTGCGCCTGTTGAAACAGTTGAAGTAGCACCAGCTACAACTACTGTAACAACAAACAGCAACTCTGCGAAAGAATGGATTGCACAAAAAGAATCAGGTGGTTCTTACACTGCAACAAACGGCCGTTACATCGGACGTTACCAATTAGATTCAGCATATTTGAACGGTGACTACTCACCAGCGAACCAAGAACGTGTTGTAGAAGAATACGTTGCTGGACGCTATGGTTCATGGGATGCTGCAAAAGCATTCTGGTTAGCAAACGGTTGGTACTAA
- a CDS encoding GyrI-like domain-containing protein: MEKIEWRKTDPSYRMSKKPQLITLPAQNFFCINGIGDPNGEEFKRRVGSLYAVSYTIRMAPKNDWLIPDYSPYTVYPLEGQWGLQEKFLNEPVMLKEHFSYQLMIKQPDFVTPQVAAEALVRAKTKIPEDLASQLVFKTIEEGLVAQILHIGSYDDEPETFEKLALSLKEKGYRRTSKEHKEIYMSDPRRTAPEKLKTILRVTVEQDKSVEVSDIN; this comes from the coding sequence ATGGAAAAAATCGAATGGAGAAAAACCGACCCTAGTTATCGTATGTCAAAGAAACCGCAATTGATCACACTCCCTGCTCAAAATTTTTTTTGCATCAACGGAATAGGTGATCCAAATGGAGAAGAATTTAAGCGTCGTGTAGGTAGTTTGTATGCTGTTAGCTATACGATCCGAATGGCACCTAAAAATGATTGGCTGATCCCTGATTACTCCCCCTATACTGTGTATCCTTTAGAAGGTCAGTGGGGACTGCAAGAAAAATTTTTGAACGAACCAGTGATGTTAAAAGAGCATTTTTCTTATCAGTTGATGATCAAGCAACCGGATTTTGTGACTCCTCAAGTTGCTGCAGAGGCGTTAGTACGAGCCAAAACCAAAATTCCAGAAGACCTAGCTAGTCAGCTCGTTTTTAAGACGATTGAAGAAGGCCTTGTGGCGCAGATCTTACACATTGGTTCCTACGACGATGAACCAGAAACATTTGAAAAGTTGGCTTTATCACTCAAGGAAAAAGGCTATCGCCGAACTTCAAAAGAGCATAAAGAAATCTATATGAGTGATCCCAGAAGGACGGCACCAGAAAAATTAAAGACGATTTTGCGAGTAACCGTTGAACAAGACAAATCAGTCGAAGTGTCAGACATCAACTAA
- a CDS encoding MFS transporter: MQKQKQLQLIPAVLATGIMSFAGVLIETAMNVTFPTLIQEFQISTSQVQWVTTIYLLMIAIIVPLSTYLTKNFSLRTLFLSSNLLFIAGLLVDYFSPTFLLLLLGRVLQGAATGIALPLMFHIILTFAPMGKRGTMMGLGTLTTAIAPAIGPTYGGILTANFSWSHIFIFLLPVLLLSLGIGLYAIPKFKVEKSGRLDLLSVLGISLMFSGSLTFLSMFRDWIGWASLVIAILGFILFYQRTKKADHPLIRLEIFKNHTFRLFLFSFLVYQFLLLGVSFVLPNFVQIVQGNNAFVAGLAMLPGATIGALLSPFSGKLLDQHGPKKPIFIGLLFSLVGWTTLVLILGHASLGFLIACHFFYMIGIGLSYSNMMTTGMNALSMELQGDGNAVFNTLQQFSGAVATTLVAVIINFFQDHRSDSYEAATTLGSKVALSVLLGLLIISLILFIRYMVQKPKQIQN; the protein is encoded by the coding sequence ATGCAAAAACAAAAACAACTACAATTAATTCCTGCTGTACTTGCCACAGGGATCATGTCATTTGCAGGTGTTTTGATCGAAACCGCAATGAACGTGACCTTCCCAACGCTGATTCAGGAATTTCAAATCAGTACCTCCCAAGTACAATGGGTAACAACCATTTACTTATTAATGATTGCGATCATTGTGCCACTTTCAACTTATCTGACAAAAAACTTTAGCCTGCGTACTCTTTTCTTGAGTTCCAATTTACTATTTATTGCTGGTTTATTGGTCGATTACTTTTCCCCTACCTTCTTGTTACTGCTTTTAGGACGGGTACTCCAAGGTGCTGCGACAGGGATAGCCTTGCCATTGATGTTTCACATCATCTTGACTTTTGCTCCTATGGGAAAAAGAGGAACGATGATGGGTCTTGGTACTTTAACAACCGCCATTGCACCAGCGATTGGTCCTACGTATGGTGGGATCTTAACTGCTAATTTCTCATGGAGTCATATTTTTATCTTTCTATTGCCAGTGTTACTCCTTTCACTTGGGATTGGCTTATACGCGATTCCTAAATTTAAGGTGGAAAAATCTGGTCGCTTAGATTTACTCAGCGTCCTTGGTATTAGTCTGATGTTCAGTGGAAGCTTAACTTTTCTAAGCATGTTCAGAGACTGGATTGGCTGGGCATCCTTAGTCATCGCCATTTTAGGATTCATCCTTTTCTATCAACGAACAAAAAAAGCCGATCATCCGTTGATCCGACTTGAAATTTTTAAAAACCATACGTTTCGCTTATTCTTATTTAGCTTTTTAGTTTATCAATTTTTATTACTTGGTGTTTCTTTTGTCCTACCGAACTTTGTCCAAATCGTCCAAGGGAACAATGCCTTTGTCGCAGGTTTAGCTATGCTTCCAGGTGCAACGATTGGTGCCCTGTTATCACCTTTTTCAGGAAAGCTACTCGACCAACATGGACCTAAAAAACCAATTTTCATCGGTCTCTTGTTTTCACTTGTTGGCTGGACTACCCTTGTCCTGATCTTAGGTCATGCATCATTAGGTTTTTTGATTGCCTGTCATTTCTTCTATATGATCGGTATTGGTTTGTCTTATAGCAATATGATGACTACTGGAATGAATGCTTTATCGATGGAATTACAAGGTGATGGCAACGCCGTATTCAATACGTTGCAACAATTTTCTGGCGCTGTCGCTACTACGTTGGTGGCTGTGATCATCAACTTTTTCCAAGATCATCGTTCAGATAGTTATGAAGCAGCAACAACGTTAGGATCAAAAGTTGCTTTAAGTGTCCTACTTGGCTTGTTGATCATTAGTTTGATCCTATTTATCCGCTATATGGTGCAAAAACCTAAGCAAATACAAAATTAA
- a CDS encoding arginine repressor translates to MKKNQRQSLIRQLITEHAIGTQEELLNHLQMNGVNATQATISRDIRELKLVKIQDENKQIRYALFNQQADSLMEDRLRSAVKREVLRIQRIQFMIVVLTEKDGADVVTNWLDEVDYPEVAATIAGVDTFIIICRTEEEAQAFAEKLEQMRE, encoded by the coding sequence ATGAAAAAAAATCAACGACAATCATTGATTCGCCAATTGATTACTGAGCATGCCATCGGTACGCAAGAGGAATTATTGAATCATTTGCAGATGAATGGGGTCAATGCAACGCAAGCAACGATCTCACGAGATATACGTGAGTTGAAACTTGTGAAAATCCAAGATGAGAATAAACAAATACGCTATGCGTTATTCAATCAACAAGCGGATTCTTTGATGGAAGATCGCTTGCGAAGTGCGGTCAAACGAGAAGTATTACGAATTCAACGGATTCAATTCATGATCGTTGTCTTAACAGAAAAAGATGGTGCGGATGTGGTAACAAACTGGTTAGATGAAGTTGATTATCCAGAAGTGGCTGCGACGATTGCCGGCGTTGATACGTTCATTATTATTTGTCGCACAGAAGAAGAAGCCCAGGCTTTCGCTGAAAAATTAGAGCAAATGAGAGAATAG
- a CDS encoding metal ABC transporter permease, with the protein MIQSFIEGLMDYQFLQYALITSMLVGLASGVIGSFIILRGMSLMGDAISHAVLPGVAISYMFGFSYILGATAFGMLTAGIIGFVTQRSRLKNDTAIGIVFSSFFALGVILISFAQSATNLYHILFGNVLAVRESDMLMTAIVSGIVLLFVFIFYKELKITSFDPMMAKAYGLNTTLVHYLLMFFLTLVAVVSLQTVGTILVISMLITPAATAYLLTDRLAKMIFISATVGVLSAIIGVFYSYSYNWPSGATIVLTSAVFFTLAFLFSPTKGIIFSRNKTKKNAES; encoded by the coding sequence ATGATTCAATCGTTTATTGAGGGGTTAATGGATTATCAATTTCTGCAATATGCATTGATTACATCTATGTTAGTTGGATTGGCTTCAGGGGTGATTGGCTCTTTTATTATTTTGAGAGGGATGTCTTTGATGGGGGATGCGATTTCTCACGCGGTACTGCCTGGAGTCGCGATTTCGTATATGTTTGGTTTTAGTTACATTCTAGGAGCCACTGCATTTGGGATGTTGACAGCTGGCATAATCGGATTTGTCACACAGCGTAGCCGTTTGAAAAATGATACAGCTATTGGGATCGTTTTTAGTTCGTTCTTTGCATTAGGTGTCATCTTGATTTCTTTTGCTCAAAGTGCAACTAATCTGTACCATATCTTATTTGGAAATGTTTTAGCAGTTAGAGAAAGTGATATGTTGATGACTGCCATAGTGAGTGGGATCGTCTTATTGTTTGTATTTATTTTTTATAAAGAACTGAAAATCACTTCTTTTGATCCGATGATGGCAAAAGCTTATGGGTTGAATACGACACTTGTTCACTATTTGTTGATGTTCTTCTTAACACTGGTTGCCGTTGTGAGTTTACAGACAGTAGGAACGATTTTGGTCATCTCGATGTTGATCACACCAGCAGCAACTGCATACCTATTGACCGATCGATTGGCAAAAATGATTTTTATTTCGGCAACAGTCGGCGTGTTAAGTGCGATCATCGGTGTGTTTTATAGTTATAGTTATAATTGGCCTTCTGGGGCGACCATCGTGTTGACCAGTGCAGTATTCTTTACGTTGGCCTTTTTATTTTCACCGACTAAAGGGATTATTTTTTCAAGAAACAAAACGAAAAAAAATGCCGAGTCGTAA
- a CDS encoding metal ABC transporter substrate-binding protein, with protein sequence MKNKLNILWLMGAVLFIFAGCGSSAAEEKEENLTVVATNSIIADMAKEVGKEHVDVHSIVPVGTDPHEYEVLPEDIKKASDADVILYNGLNLETGDAWFENLMDTANKKEDEDYFAVSKEVEPLYLTGGESETEADPHAWLDLSNGIKYVQEIARIFAEKDPDHAPQYEENADAYIEKLKELDKQAKESFGSIPDNKKLLVTSEGAFRYFSQAYDLPAGYIWEINTESQGTPEQMQSIISQVRTSDVPVLFVETSVDPRSMERVASETGLEIYDELFTDSIAKEGETGDSYYGMMKWNIETIHDGLSQEKK encoded by the coding sequence ATGAAAAATAAACTGAATATCTTATGGTTAATGGGAGCTGTCTTATTTATTTTTGCAGGTTGTGGCAGTTCCGCAGCAGAAGAGAAAGAAGAAAACCTGACCGTCGTAGCAACAAATTCGATCATCGCCGACATGGCGAAAGAAGTTGGAAAAGAACATGTCGATGTGCATAGTATCGTCCCTGTTGGAACTGACCCACATGAATACGAGGTATTGCCAGAAGATATCAAAAAAGCAAGTGATGCTGATGTCATCTTATACAATGGGTTAAATTTGGAAACAGGGGATGCTTGGTTTGAAAACTTGATGGATACGGCAAATAAAAAAGAAGATGAAGACTATTTTGCAGTAAGTAAAGAAGTTGAACCACTTTATTTGACCGGTGGAGAATCAGAGACAGAAGCAGATCCACATGCGTGGTTGGATCTTTCAAACGGAATCAAATATGTACAAGAAATCGCACGCATCTTTGCCGAAAAAGACCCAGACCATGCTCCGCAATATGAAGAAAATGCAGATGCATATATCGAAAAATTGAAAGAATTAGATAAACAAGCGAAAGAGAGTTTCGGATCGATCCCAGACAATAAAAAACTATTAGTAACAAGTGAAGGAGCTTTTAGATACTTCTCACAAGCATACGATCTACCAGCAGGGTATATTTGGGAAATCAACACAGAAAGCCAAGGTACACCTGAACAAATGCAGTCGATCATCAGCCAAGTTCGTACTTCGGATGTTCCAGTCTTATTTGTGGAAACAAGTGTTGATCCGAGAAGCATGGAACGTGTCGCAAGTGAAACAGGCCTTGAAATCTATGATGAGCTATTCACTGATTCCATTGCAAAAGAAGGAGAAACTGGTGATTCTTATTATGGAATGATGAAATGGAACATCGAAACGATCCACGATGGTCTATCTCAAGAAAAGAAATAA